One Bos taurus isolate L1 Dominette 01449 registration number 42190680 breed Hereford chromosome 25, ARS-UCD2.0, whole genome shotgun sequence genomic window carries:
- the HBA gene encoding hemoglobin subunit alpha — protein sequence MVLSAADKGNVKAAWGKVGGHAAEYGAEALERMFLSFPTTKTYFPHFDLSHGSAQVKGHGAKVAAALTKAVEHLDDLPGALSELSDLHAHKLRVDPVNFKLLSHSLLVTLASHLPSDFTPAVHASLDKFLANVSTVLTSKYR from the exons ATGGTGCTGTCTGCCGCCGACAAGGGCAATGTCAAGGCCGCCTGGGGCAAGGTTGGCGGCCACGCTGCAGAGTATGGCGCAGAGGCCCTGGAGAG GATGTTCCTGAGCTTCCCCACCACCAAGACCTACTTCCCCCACTTCGACCTGAGCCACGGCTCCGCGCAGGTCAAGGGCCACGGCGCGAAGGTGGCCGCCGCGCTGACCAAAGCGGTGGAACACCTGGACGACCTGCCCGGTGCCCTGTCTGAACTGAGTGACCTGCACGCTCACAAGCTGCGTGTGGACCCGGTCAACTTCAAG CTTCTGAGCCACTCCCTGCTGGTGACCCTGGCCTCCCACCTCCCCAGTGATTTCACCCCCGCGGTCCACGCCTCCCTGGACAAGTTCTTGGCCAACGTGAGCACCGTGCTGACCTCCAAATACCGTTAA